A stretch of Saccharomyces cerevisiae S288C chromosome IV, complete sequence DNA encodes these proteins:
- the RPC53 gene encoding DNA-directed RNA polymerase III subunit C53 (RNA polymerase III subunit C53), with amino-acid sequence MSSNKGNGRLPSLKDSSSNGGGSAKPSLKFKPKAVARKSKEEREAAASKVKLEEESKRGNDKKHFNNKNKRVTGAGGQQRRMAKYLNNTHVISSGPLAAGNFVSEKGDLRRGFIKSEGSGSSLVQKGLETIDNGAESSENEAEDDDNEGVASKSKKKFNMGKEFEARNLIEDEDDGESEKSSDVDMDDEEWRSKRIEQLFPVRPVRVRHEDVETVKREIQEALSEKPTREPTPSVKTEPVGTGLQSYLEERERQVNEKLADLGLEKEFQSVDGKEAAAELELLNADHQHILRKLKKMNNKPERFMVFQLPTRLPAFERPAVKEEKEDMETQASDPSKKKKNIKKKDTKDALSTRELAGKVGSIRVHKSGKLSVKIGNVVMDIGKGAETTFLQDVIALSIADDASSAELLGRVDGKIVVTPQI; translated from the coding sequence ATGAGCAGTAATAAAGGAAATGGGCGCTTGCCATCATTAAAAGATTCCTCCTCCAATGGAGGAGGATCTGCCAAGCCCTCATTAAAGTTTAAACCAAAAGCAGTTGCAAGAAAGTCCaaggaagaaagagaagcaGCTGCGTCCAAAGTAAAGCTAGAGGAGGAATCTAAGAGAGGTAATGACAAGAAACATTTCAATAACAAGAATAAAAGAGTAACCGGCGCTGGCGGCCAGCAAAGGCGAATGGCCAAATACTTAAATAACACACACGTTATCTCTAGCGGTCCATTGGCGGCTGGGAACTTTGTAAGTGAGAAGGGTGATTTGAGAAGAGGATTCATCAAATCAGAAGGAAGCGGGTCATCTCTTGTGCAAAAGGGCCTGGAAACTATTGACAATGGTGCTGAGAGCTCTGAGAATGAGGCAGAAGacgatgataatgaagGTGTAGCGTCCAAATCTAAGAAGAAGTTCAATATGGGAAAAGAATTCGAGGCACGCAATCTCATAGAGGACGAAGATGACGGCGAAAGTGAAAAGAGCAGTGACGTCGACATGGATGACGAAGAATGGAGATCTAAACGGATTGAACAGTTATTCCCTGTGAGACCTGTCCGCGTAAGACACGAAGACGTTGAAACTgtcaaaagagaaatacAAGAAGCTCTTTCAGAAAAGCCAACTCGTGAACCAACCCCCAGTGTGAAGACAGAGCCTGTCGGAACCGGATTACAATCTTATTtggaagaaagagaaaggcAAGTCAATGAGAAACTGGCAGATCTTGGACTTGAAAAGGAGTTTCAATCGGTTGATGGGAAAGAAGCGGCCGCTGAGTTGGAATTATTAAATGCAGATCATCAGCATATATTACGAaaactaaagaaaatgaataataaaCCAGAAAGATTCATGGTATTCCAGTTACCTACTAGGTTAccagcttttgaaagacCCGCTgtgaaagaagaaaaagaagacatGGAAACCCAGGCTAGCGACccttcaaagaagaagaagaatattaaaaaGAAGGACACGAAGGATGCTTTGTCTACTAGAGAACTTGCCGGCAAGGTTGGGTCTATACGGGTTCACAAATCTGGAAAACTTTCCGTGAAAATTGGAAATGTGGTGATGGATATTGGCAAAGGTGCCGAAACCACATTTTTACAAGATGTTATAGCATTAAGTATCGCTGATGATGCATCCTCAGCGGAACTTCTAGGCCGTGTGGACGGTAAAATAGTAGTCACACCTCAAATCTAA
- the ATG9 gene encoding autophagy protein ATG9 (Lipid scramblase that mediates autophagosomal membrane expansion; translocates phospholipids between outer and inner leaflets of liposomes; transmembrane protein involved in forming Cvt and autophagic vesicles; cycles between phagophore assembly site (PAS) and other cytosolic punctate structures), with translation MERDEYQLPNSHGKNTFLSRIFGLQSDEVNPSLNSQEMSNFPLPDIERGSSLLHSTNDSREDVDENDLRVPESDQGTSTEEEDEVDEEQVQAYAPQISDGLDGDHQLNSVTSKENVLETEKSNLERLVEGSTDDSVPKVGQLSSEEEEDNEFINNDGFDDDTPLFQKSKIHEFSSKKSNTIEDGKRPLFFRHILQNNRPQRDTQKLFTSSNAIHHDKDKSANNGPRNINGNQKHGTKYFGSATQPRFTGSPLNNTNRFTKLFPLRKPNLLSNISVLNNTPEDRINTLSVKERALWKWANVENLDIFLQDVYNYYLGNGFYCIILEKILNICTLLFVVFVSTYMGHCVDYSKLPTSHRVSDIIIDKCYSNSITGFTKFFLWMFYFFVILKIVQLYFDVQKLSELQNFYKYLLNISDDELQTLPWQNVIQQLMYLKDQNAMTANVVEVKAKNRIDAHDVANRIMRRENYLIALYNSDILNLSLPIPLFRTNVLTKTLEWNINLCVMGFVFNESGFIKQSILKPSQREFTREELQKRFMLAGFLNIILAPFLVTYFVLLYFFRYFNEYKTSPGSIGARQYTPIAEWKFREYNELYHIFKKRISLSTTLANKYVDQFPKEKTNLFLKFVSFICGSFVAILAFLTVFDPENFLNFEITSDRSVIFYITILGAIWSVSRNTITQEYHVFDPEETLKELYEYTHYLPKEWEGRYHKEEIKLEFCKLYNLRIVILLRELTSLMITPFVLWFSLPSSAGRIVDFFRENSEYVDGLGYVCKYAMFNMKNIDGEDTHSMDEDSLTKKIAVNGSHTLNSKRRSKFTAEDHSDKDLANNKMLQSYVYFMDDYSNSENLTGKYQLPAKKGYPNNEGDSFLNNKYSWRKQFQPGQKPELFRIGKHALGPGHNISPAIYSTRNPGKNWDNNNNGDDIKNGTNNATAKNDDNNGNNDHEYVLTESFLDSGAFPNHDVIDHNKMLNSNYNGNGILNKGGVLGLVKEYYKKSDVGR, from the coding sequence ATGGAGAGAGATGAATACCAGTTACCCAACTCTCATGGGAAGAATACTTTCTTATCGCGAATATTTGGTTTACAATCGGATGAAGTTAATCCTTCTCTTAATAGCCAGGAGATGAGCAACTTCCCTTTACCAGACATAGAGAGAGGCTCATCTTTATTGCATTCTACTAACGACAGCCGCGAAGATGTAGATGAGAATGACTTACGTGTTCCTGAGTCTGACCAAGGCACTAGtacagaagaagaggatgaagTAGATGAAGAGCAAGTCCAGGCGTATGCTCCACAGATTAGTGATGGATTGGATGGAGACCACCAGCTAAATTCTGTAACgagcaaagaaaatgtaCTTGAAACGGAAAAAAGCAATTTAGAAAGACTGGTTGAAGGCTCTACCGATGATTCTGTGCCCAAAGTCGGACAGCTTTCgtcagaagaagaagaggataaTGAGTTCATAAATAATGATGGATTTGATGACGATACGcccctttttcaaaaaagcaaGATTCATGAATTTAGCTCTAAGAAAAGCAATACTATAGAGGACGGTAAACGACCTTTGTTTTTCAGGCATATCTTACAGAATAACCGCCCTCAACGTGATACCCAAAAGCTATTTACTTCGTCGAACGCCATTCACCATGATAAGGACAAGAGTGCAAATAATGGTCCCCGTAACATTAATGGTAATCAAAAGCATGGCACTAAATACTTTGGTAGTGCTACACAACCTCGGTTTACCGGTTCGCCCTTAAATAATACAAACAGGTTCACTAAATTGTTTCCATTAAGAAAGCCAAATTTACTGAGCAATATATCCGTTTTAAACAATACCCCGGAAGATAGAATCAATACGTTGAGCGTGAAAGAGCGGGCTCTGTGGAAATGGGCAAACGTAGAAAACCTCGatatatttcttcaagATGTTTACAATTATTATCTGGGAAATGGGTTCTATTGCATCATactggaaaaaatattgaatatATGCACTTTGctttttgttgtttttgtttctaCATATATGGGTCACTGTGTTGACTACTCCAAATTACCGACTAGTCACCGGGTTTCGGATATTATTATCGACAAGTGTTATTCTAATAGTATAACGGGGTTCACAAAGTTTTTCCTTTGGatgttttatttcttcGTGATTCTCAAAATTGTTCAACTCTACTTTGatgttcaaaaattatcaGAATTACAAAACTTTTACAAGTATCTTTTAAATATATCGGATGACGAACTTCAAACTTTGCCCTGGCAAAATGTGATACAGCAGCTAATGTACTTGAAGGATCAAAACGCTATGACGGCAAATGTTGTGGAAGTCAAAGCCAAGAATAGAATCGACGCGCATGACGTTGCCAATAGAATCATGAGAAGAGAAAACTATCTCATAGCACTTTACAATAGCGACATCCTGAATTTATCCTTGCCTATTCCATTATTTAGGACCAACGTTCTGACAAAAACACTAGAATGGAATATTAATTTATGCGTCATGGGCTTTGTGTTCAACGAGTCCGGATTTATTAAACAAAGTATTTTAAAACCTTCTCAAAGAGAATTCACGAGAGaagaattacaaaaaagatTCATGCTGGCAGGATTTcttaatattatattggCACCATTTCTGGTCACATACTTTGTtttgctttattttttcagataTTTTAATGAGTATAAAACTTCTCCTGGATCTATTGGTGCTCGTCAATACACACCAATTGCTGAATGGAAATTCCGTGAGTACAATGAACTTTACCAtatttttaagaaaagaataagtTTGAGCACAACCTTAGCTAACAAGTATGTTGATCAGTTCCCGAAGGAAAAGACCAATTTGTTTCTGAAATTTGTTTCCTTTATTTGTGGATCATTTGTGGCCATTTTAGCTTTTCTCACTGTATTCGATCCagaaaactttttaaaCTTTGAAATCACCTCGGACAGATCTGTCATTTTCTACATTACTATTCTGGGTGCTATATGGTCTGTAAGTAGAAATACAATAACCCAGGAGTACCATGTTTTCGACCCCGAAGAGACGCTCAAGGAGTTGTATGAATATACACACTATCTACCAAAGGAATGGGAAGGAAGATATCACAAAGAGGAAATCAAACTAGAGTTCTGTAAATTGTACAACTTGAGAATAGTAATACTTTTGAGGGAACTCACTAGCCTGATGATAACACCGTTTGTACTTTGGTTTTCGTTGCCCTCGTCAGCCGGCAGGATTGTAGATTTCTTCAGAGAGAATTCTGAATATGTGGACGGATTAGGTTACGTTTGCAAGTATGCTATGTTTAACATGAAAAACATAGACGGTGAAGATACACACAGCATGGATGAAGACAGTTTAACGAAAAAGATTGCCGTGAACGGAAGTCATACACTCAACAGTAAACGAAGGAGTAAATTTACCGCCGAAGACCATAGCGATAAAGATTTggcaaataataaaatgttACAAtcatatgtatattttatgGATGATTATTCCAACAGTGAAAACTTAACAGGGAAGTACCAATTGCCTGCAAAAAAAGGCTATCCGAATAATGAAGGCGATTCATTTCTCAACAATAAGTATTCTTGGAGAAAGCAATTTCAGCCAGGTCAAAAGCCGGAGCTATTTAGAATAGGTAAGCATGCTCTCGGCCCTGGCCATAATATTTCCCCTGCTATATATTCTACAAGGAATCCCGGCAAGAACTGggataacaataataatggtgATGACATTAAGAACGGGACCAATAATGCTACAGCTAAAAATGATGACAATAATGGCAATAATGATCATGAATACGTACTAACAGAGTCTTTCCTTGATTCGGGCGCATTCCCTAATCATGATGTAATAGACCATAATAAAATGCTAAACTCAAATTACAATGGTAATGGCATACTCAATAAGGGTGGTGTCTTAGGACTTGTTAAAGAGTATTACAAGAAGTCTGACGTCGGAAGATAA
- the NOP14 gene encoding snoRNA-binding rRNA-processing protein NOP14 (Nucleolar protein; forms a complex with Noc4p that mediates maturation and nuclear export of 40S ribosomal subunits; also present in the small subunit processome complex, which is required for processing of pre-18S rRNA), whose translation MAGSQLKNLKAALKARGLTGQTNVKSKNKKNSKRQAKEYDREEKKKAIAEIREEFNPFEIKAARNKRRDGLPSKTADRIAVGKPGISKQIGEEQRKRAFEARKMMKNKRGGVIDKRFGERDKLLTEEEKMLERFTRERQSQSKRNANLFNLEDDEDDGDMFGDGLTHLGQSLSLEDELANDEEDFLASKRFNEDDAELQQPQRKKTKAEVMKEVIAKSKFYKQERQKAQGIMEDQIDNLDDNFEDVMSELMMTQPKKNPMEPKTDLDKEYDIKVKELQLDKRAAPSDRTKTEEEKNAEAEEKKRELEQQRLDRMNGMIELEEGEERGVEDLDDGFWENEEDYEDDNDGIADSDDDIKFEDQGRDEGFSQILKKKNISISCPRTHDALLDQVKKLDLDDHPKIVKNIIKAYQPKLAEGNKEKLGKFTAVLLRHIIFLSNQNYLKNVQSFKRTQNALISILKSLSEKYNRELSEECRDYINEMQARYKKNHFDALSNGDLVFFSIIGILFSTSDQYHLVITPALILMSQFLEQIKFNSLKRIAFGAVLVRIVSQYQRISKRYIPEVVYFFQKILLTFIVEKENQEKPLDFENIRLDSYELGLPLDVDFTKKRSTIIPLHTLSTMDTEAHPVDQCVSVLLNVMESLDATISTVWKSLPAFNEIILPIQQLLSAYTSKYSDFEKPRNILNKVEKLTKFTEHIPLALQNHKPVSIPTHAPKYEENFNPDKKSYDPDRTRSEINKMKAQLKKERKFTMKEIRKDAKFEARQRIEEKNKESSDYHAKMAHIVNTINTEEGAEKNKYERERKLRGGKK comes from the coding sequence ATGGCCGGTTCACAACTTAAGAATTTAAAGGCCGCCTTGAAGGCCCGTGGACTCACAGGTCAAACAAACGTCAAAAgtaagaataaaaagaattcCAAAAGACAAGCGAAGGAGTATGATcgtgaagaaaaaaaaaaggccaTTGCTGAAATCAGAGAAGAGTTTAATCCGTTTGAAATAAAGGCTGCAAGGAATAAGAGGAGAGATGGTCTGCCTTCTAAAACTGCTGATCGTATTGCTGTGGGTAAGCCTGGTATCTCTAAACAGATCGgtgaagaacaaagaaagcGTGCATTtgaagcaagaaaaatgatgaagaataaaCGTGGTGGTGTGATCGATAAGAGATTTGGTGAAAGAGACAAGTTGTTGacggaagaagaaaaaatgttgGAACGTTTCACCAGAGAAAGACAAAGCCAATCAAAGAGAAACGCAAATTTATTCAATCTtgaagacgatgaagacGACGGTGACATGTTTGGAGACGGTCTTACACATTTAGGTCAATCGCTGTCCCTAGAAGATGAGCTTGCcaatgatgaagaggattTTTTAGCTTCCAAACGATtcaatgaagatgatgcTGAGCTACAGCAAcctcaaagaaaaaaaaccaaagCTGAAGTCATGAAAGAGGTCATTGccaaatcaaaattttacaaaCAAGAAAGACAAAAGGCTCAAGGTATAATGGAAGATCAAATAGATAATCTGGATGATAATTTCGAGGATGTTATGTCTGAATTGATGATGACGCAACCCAAGAAGAATCCAATGGAACCTAAGACCGATCTAGATAAGGAGTATGATATCAAAGTGAAAGAACTACAATTGGACAAAAGAGCTGCACCCTCTGATAGAACTAAAACTGAAGAGGAGAAAAACGCTGAagctgaagaaaaaaaacggGAGTTGGAACAACAGCGTCTTGATCGTATGAACGGTATGATTGAATTAGAAGAAGGCGAAGAAAGAGGAGTAGAGGATTTGGATGATGGATTCTgggaaaatgaagaagactATGAAGACGATAATGACGGTATTGCtgattctgatgatgatatcaaatttgaagatCAAGGCAGAGATGAAGGGTTTTCtcaaattttaaagaaaaagaacattTCCATTTCATGCCCTAGAACTCATGATGCGTTATTAGAtcaagtaaaaaaattagacTTAGATGATCATCCTAAGATTGTTAAGAATATTATCAAAGCTTACCAACCAAAATTGGCTGAAGGTAATAAGGAAAAGTTAGGAAAATTCACCGCTGTTTTACTGAGACACATCATTTTTCTAAGCAATCAAAACTACCTTAAAAACGTTCAAAGTTTTAAACGTACACAAAATGCATTGATCTCAATTCTAAAATCCCTTTCAGAGAAATATAATAGAGAGCTTTCCGAGGAGTGTAGAGATTATATCAATGAAATGCAAGCACGCTATAAAAAGAACCATTTTGATGCTCTATCAAATGGTGATctggtatttttttccattattgGTATTCTTTTCTCCACCTCGGACCAGTACCATTTAGTAATAACTCCAGCATTGATTTTAATGAGCCAGTTCCTGGAACAAATCAAGTTTAATTCTTTAAAGAGGATAGCTTTTGGCGCTGTCTTGGTAAGGATTGTTTCACAATATCAACGCATTTCCAAACGGTACATACCGGAGGTGGTTtacttctttcaaaaaatattactcACTTTTATAGttgagaaagaaaatcaagaaaaaccattagattttgaaaatattagaCTAGACTCTTACGAGTTGGGGCTTCCATTGGACGTTGactttacaaaaaagaGATCAACTATTATTCCATTACATACCTTGTCAACAATGGATACCGAGGCACATCCGGTTGATCAATGTGTCTCCGTTTTACTAAATGTTATGGAATCTTTAGATGCAACTATCTCTACTGTGTGGAAGAGCTTACCTgctttcaatgaaattattttaCCGATTCAGCAGTTATTAAGTGCATACACCTCAAAGTATtctgattttgaaaagccaagaaatattttgaacaaagttgaaaaattaacgAAATTCACAGAACATATTCCGTTGGCTTTACAGAACCACAAACCCGTATCCATACCTACGCATGCTCCTAAATACGAAGAAAACTTCAATCCTGATAAAAAATCGTACGATCCTGATAGAACAAGAAGTGAGATAAATAAGATGAAGGCCCAACTAAAGAAGGAACGTAAATTCACTATGAAAGAAATCCGTAAAGACGCCAAATTTGAAGCTAGacaaagaattgaagaaaagaacaaggaGAGCAGCGACTACCATGCAAAGATGGCTCATATTGTTAACACTATTAATACCGAAGAAGGTGCGGAAAAAAACAAGtatgaaagagaaagaaaactacGTGGCGGAAAGAAATaa
- the RPN5 gene encoding proteasome regulatory particle lid subunit RPN5 (Subunit of the CSN and 26S proteasome lid complexes; similar to mammalian p55 subunit and to another S. cerevisiae regulatory subunit, Rpn7p; Rpn5p is an essential protein; the COP9 signalosome is also known as the CSN): MSRDAPIKADKDYSQILKEEFPKIDSLAQNDCNSALDQLLVLEKKTRQASDLASSKEVLAKIVDLLASRNKWDDLNEQLTLLSKKHGQLKLSIQYMIQKVMEYLKSSKSLDLNTRISVIETIRVVTENKIFVEVERARVTKDLVEIKKEEGKIDEAADILCELQVETYGSMEMSEKIQFILEQMELSILKGDYSQATVLSRKILKKTFKNPKYESLKLEYYNLLVKISLHKREYLEVAQYLQEIYQTDAIKSDEAKWKPVLSHIVYFLVLSPYGNLQNDLIHKIQNDNNLKKLESQESLVKLFTTNELMRWPIVQKTYEPVLNEDDLAFGGEANKHHWEDLQKRVIEHNLRVISEYYSRITLLRLNELLDLTESQTETYISDLVNQGIIYAKVNRPAKIVNFEKPKNSSQLLNEWSHNVDELLEHIETIGHLITKEEIMHGLQAK; encoded by the coding sequence ATGTCAAGAGATGCACCAATTAAGGCTGACAAGGATTATAGccaaattttgaaggaaGAGTTTCCTAAGATCGATTCGCTCGCTCAAAATGATTGTAACTCTGCTTTAGACCAACTGTTAGTGTTGGAGAAGAAAACCAGACAAGCTTCAGATCTGGCCTCCTCGAAAGAAGTTTTGGCCAAGATTGTAGATCTGCTAGCATCAAGGAATAAGTGGGACGACCTAAATGAGCAATTGACTCTACTCTCAAAAAAGCATGGTCAGTTGAAATTGTCAATTCAGTATATGATACAAAAGGTTAtggaatatttgaaaagctCGAAATCTTTGGATTTAAACACCAGAATTAGTGTCATTGAAACTATCAGGGTGGTTACAGagaacaaaatatttgtaGAAGTGGAAAGAGCTAGGGTCACCAAAGATTTGGTGGAAAttaagaaagaagaggGTAAGATTGATGAAGCTGCAGACATCTTGTGTGAGTTACAGGTTGAGACCTATGGCTCCATGGAAATGTCTGAGAAAATTCAGTTTATATTAGAGCAAATGGAATTGAGTATATTAAAAGGTGATTATTCCCAAGCCACGGTgctttcaagaaaaattctgaaaaaaacttttaaaaatccaaaatacGAGTCATTGAAGCTAGAATATTATAATCTTCTGGTAAAAATTAGTTTGCACAAGAGAGAATACCTAGAAGTTGCGCAGTATCTGCAAGAAATTTATCAAACAGACGCCATTAAATCAGATGAGGCTAAGTGGAAACCTGTTTTATCGCACATTGTATATTTCTTAGTCCTTTCACCTTACGGCAATTTACAAAATGATTTAATTCACAAAATCCAGAATGATAACAacctgaaaaaattagaaagcCAAGAATCTTTAGTAAAATTGTTTACTACGAATGAGTTGATGAGATGGccaattgttcaaaaaacCTATGAGCCCGTCTTAAATGAGGATGATTTGGCATTTGGTGGAGAAGCTAATAAGCATCACTGGGAAGATTTACAAAAAAGGGTCATCGAGCACAATTTAAGAGTCATTTCCGAATACTATTCCAGAATTACTTTACTAAGATTGAATGAATTGCTGGACCTAACGGAGAGCCAGACGGAAACATACATCAGTGATTTGGTAAACCAGGGCATCATATACGCTAAAGTTAATCGCCCAGCCAAAATCgtgaattttgaaaaaccaaaaaactCAAGCCAATTATTGAACGAATGGTCACATAATGTTGACGAACTATTAGAACATATAGAAACAATAGGCCATTTAATTACAAAAGAGGAAATCATGCACGGTTTGCAAGCTAAATGA
- the LDB17 gene encoding Ldb17p (Protein involved in the regulation of endocytosis; transiently recruited to actin cortical patches in a SLA1-dependent manner after late coat component assembly; GFP-fusion protein localizes to the periphery, cytoplasm, bud, and bud neck): MILDPLSPNIENHTQDEIIEFWEKTESIANIPKENLDESHVNSSLVAYLKFATDSYKVFINTDRDLYRMSLILLESSLFEFKKEFCLSKLQSLLNIDLLEMNMKFIIVYILLCEAKKNVYSLEIMLKFQGFTVFYNTLYTQFAYLSKYGKERTVASKHQYNSNNSSTGTSLDSLDRSLTDIDLGIIDEMKQISTVLMDLLFQIMKYCKCVIANLQIVDDFFVYYMMESMRSDTMDDMFNNAEFKLLLALNEQYMMFAKEYDIENKVYKYLINGSVSRCFTELLLLKFNRASDPPLQIMMCKIIYLILTPRGDYSPMNFFYTNDLRVLIDVLIRELQNISEDEEVLRNTLLRVLIPLLKNTQLSKTHYRKDDLNKLLNYLSTLDNICVDSPALHEHQVTVALSRKCLQQIPWLETPSTPSDGGSSVSSNNTSRNSSIVALGTPDNQNILARKGHLYSNRELDVSAESLTKRKAKAPPPPPPPPPSRKCGTPK; encoded by the coding sequence ATGATATTAGATCCATTATCTccaaatattgaaaatcatACTCAAGATGAAATAATTGAGTTTTGGGAAAAAACTGAGTCTATTGCTAACATACCAAAGGAAAACTTGGATGAATCCCATGTTAACTCAAGCCTGGTTGCCTACCTGAAGTTTGCTACTGATTCCTATAAGGTTTTTATTAATACTGATCGTGACCTCTACCGGATGTCGCTAATACTGTTAGAATCGTCCttatttgaatttaaaaaagaGTTTTGCCTAAGTAAGTTGCAGTCGTTACTCAACATAGACCTACTGGAAATGAATATGAAGTTCATTATTGTTTACATTCTTCTCTGTGAGGCGAAAAAAAACGTGTACTCCTTAGAAATCATGCTCAAGTTCCAAGGATTTACTGTGTTTTATAATACCTTGTACACACAATTCGCCTATTTGAGCAAATACGGAAAGGAAAGGACAGTTGCTTCTAAACATCAATACAATTCTAATAATTCTAGCACAGGTACATCCTTGGACAGTTTAGACCGAAGTTTGACTGATATTGATTTGGGTATTATAGACGAAATGAAGCAAATTTCAACTGTTTTGATGGATTTGttatttcaaattatgAAGTACTGTAAGTGTGTTATTGCTAATCTTCAAATTGTGGATgacttttttgtttactATATGATGGAATCAATGAGGTCCGACACTATGGACGATATGTTCAATAACGCGGAGTTTAAACTGCTGTTGGCGTTGAACGAACAATATATGATGTTTGCCAAGGAGTACGACATTGAGAACAAGGTCTATAAGTATTTGATCAATGGGTCTGTCTCAAGATGTTTTACGGAGCTATTATTACTGAAATTCAATAGGGCATCGGACCCTCCGTTACAAATTATGATGtgcaaaattatttatCTTATCTTGACACCAAGAGGAGACTACTCTCCGatgaatttcttttatacAAACGACTTACGTGTTCTTATCGATGTATTAATCAGAGAACTACAGAATATCAGTGAGGATGAAGAGGTATTGAGAAACACCCTTCTAAGGGTTCTGATTCCGCTATTAAAGAATACACAATTATCCAAAACACATTATAGAAAGGATGATTTGAATAAACTATTAAACTACTTGTCGACTTTAGATAATATATGCGTTGACAGTCCAGCGTTGCACGAGCATCAAGTTACAGTGGCCTTATCTCGGAAGtgtcttcaacaaattccTTGGTTAGAGACACCTTCAACGCCTTCAGATGGAGGTTCATCGGTCTCTAGTAATAACACTAGTAGAAACTCTAGCATTGTTGCATTGGGGACGCCCGACAATCAAAATATCTTGGCTCGTAAAGGCCATCTTTATAGTAATCGTGAATTAGATGTTTCTGCAGAATCTTTGACTAAAAGAAAGGCTAAAGCTCCGCCTCCgcctcctcctcctcctccaTCAAGAAAATGTGGAACTCCAAAATAA